DNA sequence from the Pomacea canaliculata isolate SZHN2017 linkage group LG7, ASM307304v1, whole genome shotgun sequence genome:
CATCAAGCGAGCACTTTGGCTGCACTTTGACCCCGTGATGACCCCGCGCACCTTCCATGAAGTAGGTCTCGCCACGTGCCGTGGATGCCAGTTGGTATCGGCTGAGTGCATCAGAACTTCTCTTGACTGAGCGACGACGACTGAGGATAACATCCTCTTGCTGTAAGGTGAGTACCCACTTTAGTTTGTTGTCTGTAAGGCAGTTGGGTACATCTCGGGACATATTGCAGGGAATGTCGGTACTGAGGGCAGGGATGGTGTAGGTCATGTGGACAACGTAGTGGAACAGCTTGAAAAATGTGATTGGTTGAGGACTTTGTAAACTAGACTCCTTCTGGTCGATCGTTTGCAGAAATAACCTAAAGTATATCAAGTATATTGTGAAGGAGACTACGTGTTCATTGGTTCACAGGTCATTTCGACTTCAACCGTATCTCTCCAGTCATATCTCCAGTCATATCTAACTCCCGACTGAGTCAAACTGTCCCTGCCATGACCATATCGTCCCAACCTTAGTAAACATCATTCACATACTAAAAGGTGAACTGACCCATCGATCACCGATGCTACAAGTAAACATTAATGTTGTGTATCATCAACAGCACCAGGCGTTGATCGAACTCTACACATATGCAAGACCTTGTTCTAATAAATTCAGCCGCCATCATACTATTCAAAATGGTCGCTGGAAGTAGACATTAGACAACAAATCCCACAGTGGCGAGAAAACgcgattaaaaaaatcattctgtCTACATCATTCTTTtgtcttgattatttttatgtttggaGGTTCGAATTAGATGTTTATTAAGACGTTCGGTGGAATCGAAACACGTATCACTACTTCGGTGTTCGTTTAGTCTGGACTTAGGTCGATTCGTCTTGTGGTGTTGGGACGAGTTGGTTTTACGAGGGACGACGATGTCGAGGCGGAAACGATTCCATTCAGGTGTGAGGCCAACACAGTGCGATAGGGTTTTTGGACTAACCCCGattgtttttgtctctttaCCTGCACACATCAGTCGTGTATGCTATATTAACGAGTTTTGCAGAAGTCACGTGTTTATAAAATAAGATTCTTGAAACCGATTGTTTGAGCTTTGTTGCGTAGATTTGCAGAAATCAAGTTCAAGAATATCAATAGCGTATTTTGGCTAAAGTGTATtaatcactcacacacacacacacagcactgaccTCTATAGCAGAATAATAGTTcagcaatataaataatataaataataaaactatgaCATCATTCATCATATCTGCTCTTTAAAAAGGAGAACTTGACAACTCAGTAAACATTCCATCCAGTTCATAAAATCTTTTGTCTGTaggcatgtgtatatgtgtgtatatatattactgttattttatttcatgacctgtgtcattattttaataagatgACCTTTCAACTCTACAGCTTACACTTCCAAAGCAGTCAGGAAAAGTTCAGACCCTTTACATGCAAGGACAGAAAATGGCGTGACGACGAGTTGCTGTGGACTGGACGAAGCCtgagtgttgtttgttgttgtgttcatGAGTGCTCCGATATAAAAGCAGAATGTGCAGTTGCGCCTCTTGCGTGCCTACAAAACCATTGTTTCCTTTCGTCCATAAGGAGGACGAATATCGGGATCTCATATCATCAGAAGCTTCACACTCGATTAGAGCAGCGCCATCTGCATCTTCCGTGAGTTTAGTTGACCGACCTACAAAAGATACAACCCCAGACTGCAAGGTGCCGGGTATCCCGCCAAATCAACACACGATACAGCGAAACGATCTTTCCGACGACAGTTTCAATGTCGGTTTCGACGACAGCTTTAAGTCTGTGTATTTACAGTCCTCTCTTTTATTGGACCCTCTGGCATCAGGAGATGTTAACAACATCGTCGATCACTCGACAAGACCGACATTTCGTGACACGCTATACGACCTCGGCAACGAATCGCAGGTCATCAACAattttcagacaaaacaaacagtcGGCCTGGATCCCTCTTACACTTCATCCTCATGTCCGCTTGACCCCAACTCCAAAACAGATTTCCGTTCGAAACCAGCACCCACAAAAGTCACCAAGCTTTCctcaggaaatgacgtcacagaaaACTCCTCCAACAGGAAAGTACTTCCGCCATGTCGCGTGTGTGGCAATATGGCGTCTGGTTTTCATTATGGCGTCAACACGTGTGAAGCGTGCAAGGGATTTTTTCGCAGGTCTCTAAAGAAAGGAATGGCATTGCAGTGTAAAGGCAAGTAATATTTAACATGAAATAATTTGATTGTCCGACATTGCGACCGTCGCTCCATGGCAGACACAGTTCGACAGTCCAATAAGGAATTAAATGTCATGAAAAACATGGCTACAATATCCTTagttttttctatctttcttccCATAGCTGCTTAATTTTGTatactttgttctttctttgaaactgtGTCTTTTTTTACATTAGATTTGCTTCCTTCcattcattgttatttttctttcttttcatcttttttttctattttatcacTTCTTTGAATTATTGACTGAGTACATGTCCACCTTCTCTGCTCACTTTTTTGGTCAaggtagaaaagaaagaaatcttatGGCTCTCAACAGCTGCCCTGTCGAgaaagaacttttattttttttaaattataaattttagtAGTTTACCAAGCTAAAGTCTGGGTTTCAGACCTCACTAAAAAGTATGCAAggaaattaaaactaaaaaaaagaccATTTTACAAAACAGGGCGGAGAAGTGCGCTTTCATTGTAATATAAAGATTTCCCTGtactactcctcctcctcttggCTAAGACTGTGGTTGCTGAGTGTCGAGTCACTGGACTGTTTTGCCCTCAGGTGACAGCAACTGCTTCGTCAAGGGGGACAAGCGCAGTCAGTGTGCTTCCTGTCGCTTCCAGCGGTGCCTGACCCTGGGGATGTCCAAGATGGCGATAAAGACTGGGCGATACACACACGAGAAACGAACCAGGGACATATTGGAGGTGCGCGGGCTGTGGGGGCCTGACCGGCCGCCGAGTGGCGCCACAAGACAGGAAGTAAGTGGTGGATGATGGGAGTAGTCTTTACATGagtgtttgtgcgtgcatgcCAACAGTCTTCAGTTCGTGCGtccgcgtgtgta
Encoded proteins:
- the LOC112569576 gene encoding peroxisome proliferator-activated receptor delta-like — encoded protein: MCSCASCVPTKPLFPFVHKEDEYRDLISSEASHSIRAAPSASSVSLVDRPTKDTTPDCKVPGIPPNQHTIQRNDLSDDSFNVGFDDSFKSVYLQSSLLLDPLASGDVNNIVDHSTRPTFRDTLYDLGNESQVINNFQTKQTVGLDPSYTSSSCPLDPNSKTDFRSKPAPTKVTKLSSGNDVTENSSNRKVLPPCRVCGNMASGFHYGVNTCEACKGFFRRSLKKGMALQCKGDSNCFVKGDKRSQCASCRFQRCLTLGMSKMAIKTGRYTHEKRTRDILEVRGLWGPDRPPSGATRQEVDELLMSILDCGYALHYSTCNHSVDSLLLTQTSLQKDWSSRGFTQELFNLFFQTLYRMLLTGLSKTNKYKCDPETSLASSYINFANSLPLFSTLSHEDQFWLLKSSWLEVLIFGDKLSIGRSSQDHNYQASSFHKLSRLQVKSSWRFYVKFSTHSNDSS